A region of Curvibacter sp. AEP1-3 DNA encodes the following proteins:
- a CDS encoding sulfate ABC transporter substrate-binding protein: MPFASIATASHNASLSRRGFGTLVLAGALAASAGQALAQQSITLLNVSYDPTRELYVEFNAAFAKYWKAKTGQDVTIKQSHGGSGKQARSVIDGLDADVVTLALAGDTDAIAKNGGWINKDWQKRLPHNSTPYASTIVLAVREGNPKKIKDWDDLIRPDIKVITPNPKTSGGARWNYLAAWEFAKRKYGSDAKAKEFVAKLYGNVPILDTGARGSTITFAQRNQGDVLIAWENEAYLLEKEFGAKFDVIAPPLSILAEPAVAVVDKNVDKKGTRAVAEEYLKYLYSEEGQDIAGKNFYRPVISEKAKAKYAKQFQPLKTFTIEEAFGGWEKADKEHFADGATFDQIYTKK; the protein is encoded by the coding sequence ATGCCCTTTGCATCTATTGCCACCGCGTCTCACAACGCCTCCCTCTCCCGCCGCGGCTTCGGTACGCTGGTACTCGCTGGCGCCCTTGCAGCCTCTGCCGGCCAGGCCCTTGCGCAACAAAGCATCACCCTGCTCAACGTGTCGTACGACCCGACCCGCGAGCTGTACGTGGAATTCAACGCCGCGTTTGCCAAGTACTGGAAGGCCAAAACCGGCCAGGACGTGACCATCAAACAAAGCCATGGCGGCTCGGGCAAGCAGGCCCGCTCCGTGATCGACGGGCTGGACGCTGACGTGGTGACCCTCGCCCTGGCCGGCGACACCGACGCCATCGCCAAGAACGGCGGCTGGATCAACAAAGACTGGCAAAAGCGCCTGCCCCACAACTCCACACCGTATGCCTCCACCATCGTGCTGGCCGTGCGTGAGGGCAACCCCAAGAAGATCAAAGATTGGGATGACCTGATCCGCCCTGACATCAAAGTCATTACCCCCAACCCCAAGACCTCGGGTGGCGCACGCTGGAACTACCTGGCCGCCTGGGAATTTGCCAAGCGCAAATACGGTAGCGACGCCAAGGCCAAAGAGTTCGTCGCCAAGCTGTACGGCAATGTGCCCATTCTGGACACCGGCGCACGCGGCTCCACCATCACCTTCGCCCAACGCAATCAGGGCGACGTGCTGATCGCCTGGGAAAACGAGGCGTATCTACTGGAAAAAGAATTCGGCGCCAAGTTCGACGTGATCGCTCCCCCCTTGTCCATCCTGGCTGAGCCTGCCGTCGCCGTGGTCGACAAAAACGTGGACAAGAAGGGCACCCGTGCCGTGGCCGAGGAGTACCTGAAGTACCTGTACAGCGAAGAAGGCCAGGACATCGCGGGCAAGAACTTCTACCGCCCCGTAATCTCCGAAAAGGCCAAAGCCAAATACGCCAAGCAGTTCCAACCGCTCAAAACCTTCACCATTGAAGAAGCCTTCGGTGGCTGGGAAAAAGCCGATAAGGAGCACTTTGCCGATGGCGCCACCTTTGACCAAATCTACACCAAAAAGTAA
- a CDS encoding TOBE domain-containing protein has product MSIQAINVRNQFKGKVREIIRGDVVSEIDVETPWGIVTSVITTRSVDDLQLAIGSDVVALVKSTEVSIAKL; this is encoded by the coding sequence ATGTCCATTCAAGCCATCAACGTACGCAACCAATTCAAAGGCAAGGTACGTGAAATCATCCGCGGCGACGTGGTCTCGGAAATCGACGTCGAAACCCCTTGGGGCATCGTCACTTCTGTCATCACCACGCGCTCTGTGGACGACCTGCAACTCGCCATCGGTTCAGACGTGGTCGCGCTGGTGAAGTCCACCGAAGTGTCTATCGCCAAACTCTGA
- a CDS encoding DMT family transporter codes for MSSRPTSSASPLAALYPLLFVALWSTGFIGAKFGLPYVEPLTFLAVRYAAVLVLMGLVVWHTRAPWPSTLRECGHIAVTGVLVHAVYLGGVFIAIGHGLPAGVAAIVVGLQPLLTALGAGWLLREKVRATQWAGLAAGFAGVALVVAHKVAAGAGLTTLWTLLFPVAVALLAITAGTLYQKRYCPSFDLRTGSLIQFIPSLVLTGLAAAATETMHIEWTGSFVFALAWLVLVLSLGAVTLLNVLIRSGTAVNVASLFYLVPPCTALVAWALFGETLTGLALAGMGLTVFGVWLARK; via the coding sequence ATGTCTTCGCGCCCCACCTCCTCCGCCTCGCCACTGGCCGCCCTGTATCCGCTCTTGTTTGTGGCCCTGTGGAGCACCGGCTTTATCGGGGCCAAGTTCGGTTTGCCGTATGTGGAGCCACTCACCTTTTTGGCCGTGCGCTACGCCGCGGTGCTGGTGCTGATGGGGCTGGTGGTGTGGCACACGCGGGCACCTTGGCCGTCCACATTGCGCGAGTGTGGGCACATTGCCGTGACCGGCGTGCTGGTGCATGCGGTGTATCTGGGTGGTGTGTTCATCGCCATCGGCCATGGGCTGCCGGCAGGTGTGGCGGCCATTGTCGTGGGGCTGCAGCCCCTGCTCACCGCGTTGGGCGCCGGCTGGTTGTTGCGAGAAAAAGTGCGGGCTACGCAATGGGCCGGCCTGGCGGCAGGCTTTGCGGGCGTGGCGCTGGTGGTGGCGCACAAGGTGGCCGCCGGTGCGGGGTTGACCACCTTGTGGACCTTGTTGTTCCCGGTGGCTGTGGCATTGCTGGCCATCACGGCCGGCACGCTGTATCAGAAGCGCTATTGCCCTTCGTTTGATTTGCGCACGGGCTCGCTCATTCAGTTCATTCCCAGCCTGGTGTTGACGGGCTTGGCGGCAGCTGCCACCGAGACCATGCACATTGAGTGGACCGGCTCCTTCGTGTTTGCGTTGGCCTGGCTGGTGCTGGTGTTGTCCTTGGGCGCGGTCACCCTGCTCAATGTGCTGATCCGCAGTGGCACGGCCGTCAATGTGGCCAGCCTGTTTTACCTGGTGCCGCCCTGCACCGCGCTGGTGGCCTGGGCCCTGTTTGGCGAGACGCTGACCGGCTTGGCACTCGCCGGCATGGGGCTGACTGTGTTCGGGGTCTGGCTGGCGCGCAAATAA
- a CDS encoding RBBP9/YdeN family alpha/beta hydrolase: protein MSTVLIVPGWRDSGPGHWQTLWAEQLPGAVRVHQDDWITPTRTAWVASITRHILEIGGPVVIAAHSLGCIATSHLPPEAVERIVGALLVAPADPERRGILADFAPVPYQPLPYRSIVVASTNDPFCPVRTAGAYARAWKSEFVRLPDAGHINVEAGFGPWPLGSALLQSLLPVESLAEV from the coding sequence ATGTCTACTGTGTTGATTGTTCCCGGATGGCGTGATTCCGGGCCTGGCCATTGGCAAACCCTGTGGGCCGAACAACTGCCGGGCGCAGTGCGCGTGCATCAGGACGACTGGATCACCCCTACGCGCACCGCGTGGGTCGCGTCGATCACGCGCCACATTCTGGAGATTGGTGGTCCGGTCGTCATTGCTGCGCACAGCCTGGGCTGCATTGCTACCAGCCACTTGCCGCCGGAAGCGGTAGAGCGCATTGTGGGCGCCCTGCTCGTGGCTCCGGCCGACCCCGAACGGCGCGGCATTCTTGCGGACTTTGCCCCCGTGCCCTACCAGCCACTGCCCTACCGCAGCATTGTGGTGGCCAGCACCAACGACCCGTTTTGCCCGGTGCGCACTGCAGGTGCCTATGCACGGGCGTGGAAGAGTGAATTCGTGCGCCTGCCCGACGCCGGCCACATCAACGTGGAGGCCGGCTTCGGCCCCTGGCCGCTGGGCAGCGCATTGCTGCAGAGCTTGCTTCCGGTTGAAAGCCTCGCAGAAGTTTGA
- a CDS encoding DMT family transporter: MPNFFFRLKEGNPRSITAMLLAVMLFSVMDTLIKVLSERYPPIQIAALRGGLSLPLIVLWIHWRGAWPEVMRARWPLHLLRGALVIAMLVLFTVGVRGLPLTHAYTLMFFAPLLITVLAWPVLGEQAPRAHWWAVVGGLAGVLVALRPSAEGFVSWSGLAVLGAAVCYAVSAVVTRLCSRTDSKDSLVLWVMVILTLGAGVLAAPHWLPVQSADLWLWLGLAISGFLGQLAITEAFRHGQASAVAPFEYTALAWSLAIDWMVWRQWPDAFTLLGGAIIVASGLHVLRHEQVHATAEHP, from the coding sequence ATGCCGAACTTCTTTTTTCGCCTGAAGGAGGGCAACCCCCGCAGCATCACTGCCATGTTGCTTGCCGTGATGTTGTTCTCTGTGATGGACACCCTCATCAAGGTGCTGTCTGAGCGCTATCCCCCCATCCAGATCGCTGCCCTACGTGGCGGGCTTTCGCTGCCGTTGATCGTGTTGTGGATTCATTGGCGGGGTGCGTGGCCGGAGGTAATGCGTGCACGCTGGCCCTTGCACCTGCTGCGTGGGGCGCTGGTGATCGCCATGCTGGTGCTGTTTACCGTCGGTGTGCGCGGCTTGCCGCTCACCCATGCCTATACCCTGATGTTCTTTGCGCCGCTGTTGATCACGGTGCTCGCCTGGCCAGTGCTCGGTGAGCAGGCGCCTCGCGCGCACTGGTGGGCTGTAGTGGGGGGACTTGCCGGGGTACTGGTGGCCTTGCGGCCGAGCGCGGAGGGTTTTGTCAGCTGGTCCGGGTTGGCAGTGTTGGGTGCCGCAGTGTGCTACGCCGTGTCTGCGGTGGTGACGCGTCTTTGCAGTCGTACCGACTCCAAAGACAGCCTGGTCTTGTGGGTGATGGTGATTTTGACGTTGGGCGCAGGCGTGCTCGCCGCCCCGCATTGGCTGCCTGTGCAGAGCGCGGACCTTTGGCTATGGCTAGGTTTGGCGATTTCCGGTTTTCTGGGGCAACTTGCGATTACCGAAGCTTTCCGGCATGGGCAGGCCAGCGCAGTGGCCCCCTTTGAATACACCGCTCTTGCATGGAGTCTGGCCATTGATTGGATGGTGTGGCGGCAATGGCCAGATGCATTTACCCTGCTCGGTGGCGCCATCATTGTGGCCAGCGGCTTGCATGTCCTGCGCCACGAGCAGGTGCATGCCACCGCTGAGCACCCCTGA